In a genomic window of Alteromonas gilva:
- a CDS encoding efflux RND transporter permease subunit — protein MKDPLDAQTGLIAWFARNPVAANLLMVFILIMGAVGYVTIQRQMFPNIEINYINISAQYSGASPQEIEESILIKIEESLKDVSEIKRTVSRAFRNSGRVSLEIDKDEELTDVLDKIKLRVDSIATFPADMEPVTISQAEFQQQVYEMALVGDIPLEELKPIAKEIEDDLLQLGTISIANARVPTDEIAIEIKPELLRMYNLTISDVTTAINQYSANVSAGQLRTDAGLVSVRIESQFYDGDEFASIPVKIGDDGARVLLSDIAEIKDGFTEGERYFRYTGQNAVLIAVNATKSQNIIPIAETVKDFMAFKNKELPAGLELKELVDMTYYLNARLDMMLSNLLQGSILVALMLSIFLRFRLAFWVMVGLPLCFLGAVMLMPVFGVSVNILSLFAFIMVLGIVVDDAIVIGESAYTEVESKGGGVENVIRGAKRVATPATFGVLTTIAVFAPFTMSSGPEGEFFYNIAVVVILCLVFSLIESKLILPAHIANINFKPIKPDSWRARFNNRFNQFVNGPYRRTVAKAIEWRWAVLMGFVAMLMLSWGLVAGNHVRMIPQPKVPHDFPDIEIEMNENVSDMATIEALKTIEKVVMEIEAETIQEYGSGMIKDILAFNESRNEARLVIPLVDEQARHFNTFELARKWRERIPAIPGMKSFSIQDDVNGGGDNGEFGYLLYGADIKSLNEAGLRFIEMLQQEKGLYDVSSTIDPASKEIRMELLPAAYELGLNLRNIANQVGLSFYGGEAQRVIRDGEEVRVMVRYPRLTRERFSELKYTMIKTPDGAEVVLGDVVALTEEPGISYIRREDGYRSVYVWGAIDEEQIEPNQVVANIDEKLLPRLLEEYPSVKTQLGGDIEEQQAQQDEQIMFFAAAMIMVYILLAVPLKSYGQPLIIMSVIPFSLTGAIWAHFLLDLDLSMMSTFGLIAAAGVVINDSLVMTDYINQKRAEGFSILDAAKHAGCARFRAITLTSITTFAGVTPILFESSLQAKFVIPMAAALGSAVLYATLVTLILVPCLYLILQDLGNGCRKVGSGFSYLAGKVGRKPVQYS, from the coding sequence ATGAAAGATCCCTTGGATGCCCAAACGGGGCTAATCGCCTGGTTTGCCCGTAACCCGGTTGCCGCTAACCTGCTCATGGTATTTATATTGATCATGGGAGCCGTTGGCTATGTCACTATCCAGCGGCAGATGTTCCCTAACATCGAAATTAACTATATTAATATTTCGGCGCAGTATTCAGGCGCCTCGCCCCAGGAGATAGAAGAAAGTATCCTCATTAAAATTGAGGAGAGCCTTAAGGATGTCAGTGAAATTAAACGCACGGTATCACGGGCGTTTCGCAATAGCGGCAGAGTTTCGCTGGAAATAGATAAAGACGAAGAACTCACCGATGTTTTGGATAAAATAAAACTGCGTGTTGATAGTATCGCAACGTTTCCGGCCGACATGGAGCCGGTCACTATCTCTCAGGCCGAATTTCAGCAACAAGTTTACGAAATGGCCCTGGTTGGCGATATTCCGCTGGAAGAGCTCAAACCCATCGCCAAGGAAATAGAGGATGACTTACTTCAGTTAGGCACAATATCTATTGCCAACGCACGCGTACCTACCGACGAAATTGCCATCGAAATCAAGCCAGAATTACTCAGAATGTATAACCTGACGATTTCTGATGTTACCACTGCCATCAATCAGTATTCCGCTAACGTATCTGCAGGACAATTACGTACCGATGCAGGGCTGGTCTCTGTACGCATTGAAAGTCAATTTTATGATGGCGACGAATTTGCCAGTATCCCGGTAAAAATTGGCGACGATGGGGCTAGAGTACTGCTCTCTGATATAGCCGAAATCAAAGATGGCTTTACCGAGGGCGAACGGTATTTTCGCTATACCGGCCAGAATGCCGTGTTAATTGCAGTCAATGCAACCAAATCACAAAATATTATTCCCATCGCCGAAACCGTAAAAGATTTCATGGCGTTTAAAAACAAGGAACTGCCAGCCGGGCTTGAGCTTAAAGAGCTGGTCGACATGACCTATTACTTAAATGCACGCCTCGATATGATGCTCAGTAACCTGCTACAGGGCTCTATTTTAGTGGCTCTCATGCTATCTATCTTTTTGCGCTTCAGACTCGCTTTTTGGGTGATGGTTGGCCTGCCACTGTGTTTCCTCGGCGCGGTCATGTTAATGCCCGTGTTTGGTGTGAGTGTGAATATTTTATCCTTATTTGCATTTATCATGGTGCTGGGGATAGTGGTGGATGATGCGATTGTCATCGGCGAAAGTGCCTATACCGAAGTAGAATCGAAAGGCGGCGGCGTAGAAAACGTTATACGCGGCGCCAAACGCGTTGCGACCCCAGCCACTTTTGGCGTGCTGACGACGATTGCAGTATTTGCGCCCTTTACTATGAGCAGCGGGCCTGAGGGCGAATTTTTCTACAATATCGCCGTTGTGGTCATTTTATGTCTGGTTTTTAGCCTGATTGAGTCAAAACTCATTCTGCCAGCGCACATTGCCAACATTAATTTTAAGCCAATTAAACCTGATAGCTGGCGTGCCCGCTTCAACAACCGGTTTAATCAATTTGTTAACGGCCCTTACCGACGCACCGTCGCCAAAGCCATCGAATGGCGCTGGGCTGTACTCATGGGTTTTGTTGCCATGCTGATGCTGAGCTGGGGACTCGTTGCCGGCAACCATGTGCGCATGATTCCCCAACCTAAAGTGCCCCATGACTTCCCTGACATCGAAATTGAAATGAACGAAAATGTCTCGGATATGGCGACCATCGAAGCGCTCAAAACCATTGAAAAAGTGGTCATGGAGATAGAGGCAGAAACCATACAGGAGTATGGTTCGGGCATGATCAAGGATATCCTGGCCTTTAATGAGTCGCGCAACGAAGCGCGTTTGGTGATCCCTTTAGTCGATGAGCAGGCACGCCATTTCAATACATTTGAACTGGCCCGCAAGTGGCGTGAACGGATCCCAGCCATTCCTGGCATGAAGAGCTTTAGTATTCAGGATGACGTCAACGGAGGTGGCGATAATGGCGAATTTGGCTACCTGCTTTACGGTGCTGACATTAAATCCTTAAACGAAGCCGGCTTGCGTTTTATTGAAATGCTACAGCAGGAAAAAGGACTTTATGATGTCAGTTCCACCATCGACCCGGCCAGTAAAGAAATTCGTATGGAATTGCTCCCTGCAGCATACGAGCTGGGCTTAAACCTGCGCAATATTGCTAATCAGGTTGGGCTTAGCTTTTATGGTGGTGAAGCGCAGCGTGTCATACGGGACGGCGAGGAAGTAAGGGTGATGGTGCGCTATCCTCGCCTCACTCGCGAGCGTTTTTCAGAACTCAAATACACCATGATTAAAACACCGGATGGCGCAGAGGTTGTGCTCGGTGATGTAGTGGCACTTACCGAAGAACCCGGCATTAGCTACATTCGTCGTGAAGATGGCTATCGTTCGGTGTACGTCTGGGGAGCTATCGACGAAGAGCAGATTGAACCCAATCAGGTCGTGGCCAACATTGACGAGAAGCTGTTACCCAGACTTTTAGAAGAATACCCTTCGGTTAAAACTCAGCTTGGCGGCGATATCGAAGAGCAGCAGGCGCAACAGGATGAGCAAATCATGTTCTTCGCAGCGGCAATGATCATGGTCTATATACTGCTTGCGGTACCGCTAAAAAGTTACGGTCAGCCACTTATTATTATGTCTGTGATCCCGTTTAGCCTGACCGGCGCGATATGGGCACACTTCCTGTTAGATTTGGACTTGAGCATGATGTCGACCTTTGGCTTGATTGCGGCCGCTGGGGTAGTCATTAATGACTCACTGGTGATGACCGACTATATCAACCAAAAACGCGCAGAAGGCTTTTCAATACTGGATGCGGCAAAACATGCAGGCTGTGCGCGATTCAGGGCCATTACACTAACATCGATTACCACATTTGCCGGGGTCACCCCAATCCTGTTTGAATCCAGTCTGCAGGCTAAGTTTGTTATTCCGATGGCCGCTGCGCTGGGCTCGGCAGTACTCTACGCCACGCTGGTTACGTTGATCCTGGTTCCCTGCCTGTATCTGATTTTGCAGGACCTGGGGAATGGCTGTCGTAAAGTCGGCAGTGGATTTTCTTACCTGGCCGGCAAGGTCGGACGAAAGCCTGTGCAATATTCATAA